The DNA region GATCTCCGTCACATCCCCGTGACCGTTGGTCACATAGGATTGAAGCTGACTCTCTCCAGCCATCTGCCGGGCGGTCAGTTTCCCGGTCGCATCGTATACGTAGCCTACCGTGATCTGTACCGTTCCCGTGCTGCTTACCGTACCTTCGGCCACCAGCAGTCCACGGTCATCATAGTAGTAACGGGTCGTTTTTCCTCCCGTACTTCGTTCGGTCATTAGACCGTCTCCATTGTAACGGTAGCTCACACTCTGGTCGTTGACCGTGGCACCCGTCAGTTGGTTACGGGCATCGTAGGTATAGGAGGCTGCCGCTGGCGGGCTCCAGTCCCGGTCACTCTCCAGACTGCTCCGGTTATCCCGCACGTCGTAGGTATAGGTCTCCTGATACTGGCTGGACGTTTGAATTCGGTTTAGCTTGTCATACGTAAACTGGTAGACCGTTCCCTGATCCGTTTTGCTCGTGATATTCCGGTTGTTATCATAGGCATAGCTGTAACTTGGGCCATTCGTTCCCTGGAACGTATGCGTGAGTCCCTTCAGGTTCAGGCCATCGTAGGTATATACTTCCTTCCACCCGGACCCTGCACTTTTTTGTGCCAGACTGTTGTTGCCGCGATACGTGTACGCGAAGCTGCCGAGGGCCGTTCCGCCGCCGCTCGTCAAGCTCAGGGATGCCGGAAGCGCCGAGGCTCCCTTGAATGTCATGCCCAGGTTGAGCGTATAACTGCCTTGCTGGAAGGTCTGACGGGTCCGCACACCTCGGGCATCATAATCCATGGTTAACGTCGCTCCATCCGGATAGGTGATGCTCTCCAGTTCACCGACGGGTGTATATGCATATTGGGTACTTCCGGTAGGGTCGCCCATACCAGTTCTCCGCCCCATGGCATCATAGGTATACGAGATCGTTCCGTCTGTGGCCCGGTTTTCCAGCAGGAAGTTACGGCTGTTGTAGACGTAGGTGCGTTCCTGCCCTTTGCGATCCAGCACCTTCGTCACATTGTCATTTGCATCATACGTATATGTCGTGTCTTGCCCCAAGGGGTCTGTCTGTACGAGCAAACGGCCCATCTCGTCATAGCGTTTTTGTAGGGTTTTTCCGTCTGCATAGGTTACCTTGGTTAAATCACCACCGAGATTATACGTGTAACTTGTCTTTTTATTCTCGGCATCCGTCACTGAGGTGAGACGGGACAAGGCATCATACCCATTCGTGGTCAGGTTGCCGTTTCCGTCGGTGACGGAGATAACGTTACCCACGCTGTCATACGTGTAGGTGGCTAGAGCCACGTTGCCGCTGGCCTTGAGCTCTTCCTTTTTGGTCACCTGGCCTATCACATTGTAGATCTCACGAATACGGTTGTTTTCGCCATCCGTGATCGTCAGGGTACGCGCCGCATCATCATAAGCCATTTGGGTAGTGGACGTTCCGTCCTGCTGACGAATGACGCGATTGAATGCATCATGGACATATGTTGTCGTCTGACCAGCAGCATCCGTCTGAGCGATCATTCGGTCATACGCATCATACGTATACGTCTTGCTGCCCCGTGCATTCGTTTCACTGGACAGCCTGCCCAGCGGGTCGAAACGGTACACCGTTTGACTGAGGTCAGGGGTCGTTACGGTCAACATATTATTTACGTCATCATAGGCCAGGGTGGTGATGCTTCCGTCTGGATTCTTCTCGGAAATGACACGCCCAAGCTTGTCATAGGTCGTTGTTGTTGTATTCTGGTTGCCATCCGTATAGCTGTTCATCTCTCCGGTGGCGTTATACCCTGCTTGCACAGTAACAGTAGAAATCTTCCCAGCCGCATCCGTAACTTGGACTTCCTGCCGGGTAGGCAACATGGATTTGTAACCAAACTGCTGACGAACGATGGTATCTGCCGTCTCTCCCTTCAGTTGGAGCACCGTCGGGTTTCCGTATCCATCATATTGATAATTCGTCTGGCCCAGAAGATTGCCCTGACTGTCCCGTATGACTGACTGT from Paenibacillus sp. JNUCC-31 includes:
- a CDS encoding RHS repeat protein, whose protein sequence is MKHEGGGTYVHIPGVGTFADSERGGLAGYPWDNLDFGPENSELYVSGEKAHYVLKDYNTGIVQYFDQAGNILQIRNQYNNTIEFYYTTNFNYGTVLSFVMTRAGKGQPVQTMDFSYSTNEVKVSFDDRVVTYKTRNVTSNNRTQRLLDQVIDAEGRITKYGYLRWNGLLFNLIDSFKDYTGENQQVYWGWNDWLVLASIEHPTKAMTQYTFSGTVLRKLGPTGAETQPRYGQRKVFYSTTAGQEVSNQINVSYSGDIGAVYGQSNSFTTMVEDGLTRTDYSFRKQFVAHNKPDVVYNTNISTRAIEGNQRRDTVYTYNEAAYRNVPTRIEERSYDTAGASSAAVTSLQYNDWGQVTSQTDPLGATIKSTYEMKFLSGYDLSPVIVLTQSTETGGNHQQATTNYSYDSVTGSLTQSVIRDSQGNLLGQTNYQYDGYGNPTVLQLKGETADTIVRQQFGYKSMLPTRQEVQVTDAAGKISTVTVQAGYNATGEMNSYTDGNQNTTTTTYDKLGRVISEKNPDGSITTLAYDDVNNMLTVTTPDLSQTVYRFDPLGRLSSETNARGSKTYTYDAYDRMIAQTDAAGQTTTYVHDAFNRVIRQQDGTSTTQMAYDDAARTLTITDGENNRIREIYNVIGQVTKKEELKASGNVALATYTYDSVGNVISVTDGNGNLTTNGYDALSRLTSVTDAENKKTSYTYNLGGDLTKVTYADGKTLQKRYDEMGRLLVQTDPLGQDTTYTYDANDNVTKVLDRKGQERTYVYNSRNFLLENRATDGTISYTYDAMGRRTGMGDPTGSTQYAYTPVGELESITYPDGATLTMDYDARGVRTRQTFQQGSYTLNLGMTFKGASALPASLSLTSGGGTALGSFAYTYRGNNSLAQKSAGSGWKEVYTYDGLNLKGLTHTFQGTNGPSYSYAYDNNRNITSKTDQGTVYQFTYDKLNRIQTSSQYQETYTYDVRDNRSSLESDRDWSPPAAASYTYDARNQLTGATVNDQSVSYRYNGDGLMTERSTGGKTTRYYYDDRGLLVAEGTVSSTGTVQITVGYVYDATGKLTARQMAGESQLQSYVTNGHGDVTEIRDASGNILNRYTYDIWGNPETAEETVPNVLRYAGEYWDEATGLQYLRARWYDPATARFINEDTVEGELTNPLSLNLYTYVENNPLIYVDSSGKSKKPANNVLLGLESGSGSASGGRMTPGGSMGGGGSRGGSGSGSSGSKPSTSSNGQSSRGTGNNPKQTVTSNKGKTIDVTPKSNHTTTTSIPNPKKGTPNSSVDILDKKTGEIKTRRYYGADGRAVRDVDYTNHGNAKTHPEWPHEHIYKWNADGTFIR